From the Oleiharenicola lentus genome, one window contains:
- a CDS encoding iron-sulfur cluster assembly protein: protein MNQEFVLSQNCPATVIPAGDKVRLSAGTKVFITQSLGGNVTVRTDQGLFQIAKENAGLIEGYTVKEEATALVGGAFSEEAVWSAMKTCFDPEIPVNIVDLGLVYDLSIEKTPAGGHSVEVKMTLTAPGCGMGPVIAEDARSKIARLPTVESAKVHIVWDPQWTPQMISETGRKVLGIE, encoded by the coding sequence ATGAATCAGGAATTCGTGCTGAGCCAGAACTGTCCCGCCACCGTCATCCCCGCCGGCGACAAGGTGCGCCTGTCCGCCGGCACCAAGGTTTTCATCACCCAGTCGCTGGGCGGCAACGTCACGGTGCGCACCGACCAGGGACTGTTCCAGATCGCGAAGGAGAACGCGGGGCTCATCGAGGGCTACACCGTGAAGGAGGAGGCGACCGCCCTCGTGGGCGGAGCGTTCAGCGAGGAGGCGGTCTGGAGCGCGATGAAGACCTGCTTCGACCCCGAGATCCCCGTGAACATCGTGGACCTCGGGCTCGTCTATGATCTCTCCATCGAGAAAACGCCGGCCGGCGGCCACAGTGTCGAGGTGAAGATGACCCTCACGGCGCCGGGTTGCGGCATGGGCCCGGTGATCGCCGAGGACGCCCGTTCAAAAATCGCGCGGCTGCCGACGGTCGAGTCCGCCAAGGTCCACATTGTCTGGGACCCGCAGTGGACCCCGCAGATGATCTCCGAGACCGGCCGCAAGGTGCTGGGGATCGAGTGA
- a CDS encoding superoxide dismutase → MAYELPKLAYANNALEPHIDAKTMEIHHTKHHQAYITNANNALKDHPALAALDVNALIADLSKVPEAIRGVIRNNAGGHSNHAFFWTILGPGKGGAPKGKLAAAIDAELGGFAKFKEDFAKAGATRFGSGWAWLVVNGGKLAIGSTANQDSPLMGKAVAGIEGKPVIGLDVWEHAYYLNYQNRRPDYIAAFWNVVDWDAAEANYVAALK, encoded by the coding sequence ATGGCCTACGAACTCCCGAAACTCGCCTACGCCAACAACGCCCTCGAGCCCCACATCGATGCCAAGACGATGGAGATCCATCACACGAAGCATCATCAGGCTTATATCACCAACGCGAACAACGCGCTGAAGGACCATCCCGCCCTCGCCGCGCTCGACGTCAACGCGCTCATCGCCGACCTGTCGAAGGTGCCCGAGGCCATCCGCGGTGTCATCCGCAACAACGCCGGCGGCCACAGCAACCACGCCTTCTTCTGGACCATCCTCGGTCCCGGCAAGGGCGGCGCCCCCAAGGGCAAGCTCGCTGCGGCGATTGATGCCGAACTCGGCGGCTTCGCCAAGTTCAAGGAAGACTTTGCCAAAGCCGGCGCCACGCGCTTCGGCTCCGGCTGGGCCTGGCTCGTCGTCAACGGCGGCAAACTCGCCATCGGCTCGACCGCCAACCAGGACAGCCCGCTCATGGGCAAGGCCGTCGCCGGCATCGAAGGCAAGCCCGTCATCGGCCTCGATGTCTGGGAACACGCCTACTACCTCAACTACCAGAACCGCCGCCCCGACTACATCGCCGCGTTCTGGAACGTGGTGGACTGGGACGCCGCCGAGGCGAACTACGTCGCCGCGTTGAAGTGA
- the tadA gene encoding tRNA adenosine(34) deaminase TadA, translating into MVQPTRNAPPCPFEKVFPSQLKRDDEFYMWLAYNQAIDAWRQDEVPIGAVIELGGEVIASAHNQRDSTRDPTAHAEILALGQAAKAIGDWRLNDATLYVTKEPCPMCSGATLMSRVKRVVFAVSDPKMGCLGGATDLNALPQVNHHLELTRGVLEQPCLELLQAYFKAKRAEDTPGS; encoded by the coding sequence ATGGTCCAACCCACCCGCAACGCCCCGCCCTGCCCTTTTGAGAAAGTCTTCCCGTCCCAATTGAAGCGGGACGATGAATTTTACATGTGGCTGGCTTACAATCAGGCGATCGACGCCTGGCGGCAGGACGAAGTGCCCATCGGTGCCGTGATCGAACTCGGCGGCGAGGTCATAGCCTCCGCCCACAACCAGCGCGACAGCACCCGCGACCCAACCGCCCACGCCGAAATCCTCGCCCTCGGCCAAGCCGCCAAGGCCATCGGCGACTGGCGGCTCAACGACGCCACGCTCTACGTGACCAAGGAGCCCTGCCCGATGTGCTCCGGCGCCACGCTGATGTCGCGGGTCAAGCGCGTGGTCTTCGCCGTCTCCGACCCCAAGATGGGGTGCCTCGGCGGCGCCACCGACCTCAACGCCCTGCCGCAGGTCAACCACCACCTTGAACTCACCCGCGGCGTGCTGGAGCAGCCCTGCCTCGAACTGCTGCAGGCGTATTTCAAGGCGAAGCGCGCGGAAGACACGCCCGGCAGTTGA
- the infA gene encoding translation initiation factor IF-1, producing the protein MSDGKSIEVEGKIIAVLPGTMFRVQLDNSHIVLAHISGKLRKHFIKIAAGDRVKMEMSPYDLDKARITFRLRDVNAAPPPPPGARRNNRR; encoded by the coding sequence ATGTCTGACGGCAAATCGATCGAAGTTGAAGGCAAGATTATCGCCGTCCTTCCGGGAACCATGTTTCGCGTGCAACTGGACAACAGCCACATCGTGCTGGCCCATATTTCCGGCAAGCTCCGCAAGCACTTCATCAAGATCGCCGCGGGCGACCGGGTGAAGATGGAGATGAGCCCCTACGACCTCGACAAGGCCCGCATCACCTTCCGTCTGCGCGACGTGAACGCCGCGCCGCCGCCCCCGCCCGGGGCGCGCCGGAACAACCGTCGCTGA
- the xerD gene encoding site-specific tyrosine recombinase XerD, translating into MPPAPEAFADGIDDFLAYIELEKGLSRNTAKSYENDLRQAAHRLKALGAANWLKVTAKHLAGWLHWLSDEEFSESSQARKLAAVRMLFRHLVRQGRREDDPAALLSGPKFRRKLPQTLSPGEMDRLLAAPVGGDAYAVRDRAMLELFYSSGLRISELCGLTLQQVDLENGFVRVFGKGSKERVVPLGAKARDAVQAYLGSARPKLVKGRTGSELFLSERGKAISRKTLWVIVKNSARRAGLEKPVKPHLLRHSFATHLLGGGADLRAIQEMLGHASIGTTQIYTAVESSRLLDQHAKFHPRNKRGGK; encoded by the coding sequence ATGCCGCCGGCCCCCGAGGCGTTTGCGGACGGTATCGACGACTTTCTCGCCTACATCGAGCTGGAGAAAGGTCTGTCGCGCAACACGGCCAAATCCTACGAAAACGACCTGCGTCAGGCCGCCCACCGGCTCAAGGCGCTTGGCGCCGCCAACTGGCTGAAGGTCACGGCCAAACATCTCGCCGGCTGGCTGCACTGGCTGAGCGACGAGGAGTTCAGCGAATCCAGCCAGGCGCGCAAGCTGGCCGCCGTGCGCATGCTGTTCCGGCACCTCGTGCGCCAGGGGCGGCGCGAGGATGATCCGGCCGCGCTGCTGAGCGGGCCGAAGTTCCGCCGCAAGCTTCCGCAGACGCTCTCGCCCGGTGAGATGGACCGCCTGCTGGCCGCTCCGGTCGGTGGTGACGCCTACGCCGTGCGTGACCGCGCGATGCTCGAACTGTTTTACTCCAGCGGTCTCCGCATCTCGGAACTCTGCGGTCTCACGCTCCAGCAAGTGGATTTGGAAAACGGTTTCGTGCGCGTCTTCGGCAAGGGCTCCAAGGAGCGCGTCGTGCCGCTTGGAGCCAAGGCGCGCGATGCCGTGCAGGCCTATCTTGGATCAGCCCGGCCAAAGCTCGTGAAGGGCCGCACCGGCAGTGAGCTGTTCCTGAGCGAGCGGGGCAAGGCCATCTCGCGGAAGACACTTTGGGTGATCGTCAAGAATTCCGCCAGGCGTGCCGGCTTGGAGAAACCGGTGAAGCCGCACCTGCTGCGCCACTCGTTCGCCACGCACCTGCTCGGGGGCGGCGCCGATCTGCGCGCCATCCAGGAGATGCTCGGTCACGCCAGCATCGGCACCACGCAAATCTACACGGCGGTCGAGTCGTCCCGCCTGCTCGACCAGCACGCGAAGTTCCACCCGCGGAACAAGCGAGGCGGGAAGTAG
- a CDS encoding dienelactone hydrolase family protein, whose translation MQRPPASQFSQELLDLYDYYVHGQIDRRVFMERAAKFAVGGLTAAALLEMLSPKYVFAAQVPTDDLRISTEYLKYPSPDGSGEMRGLFAKPSGGLGRLPGVLVVHENRGLNPYIEDVVRRLAVAGFVAFGPDALYPVGGYPGNDDEGRALQAKLDRNKITEDFVAGAKFLQAHPACNGSLGVVGFCFGGWMSNTLACRLPELKAAVPYYGGAPTLTEVPKIKAAIMLHFAELDTRVNASWPDYEAALKAAGVSYEAHTYPGVNHGFHNDTTPRYDKTAAELSWERTLAFFKAKLG comes from the coding sequence ATGCAACGCCCGCCTGCCTCCCAATTCAGCCAGGAACTCCTCGACCTCTACGACTACTACGTCCACGGCCAGATTGACCGGCGCGTCTTCATGGAACGTGCCGCCAAGTTCGCCGTCGGCGGCCTGACCGCGGCCGCGCTGCTGGAGATGCTGAGCCCGAAATACGTTTTCGCCGCGCAGGTGCCGACCGATGACCTGCGCATCAGCACCGAGTATCTCAAATATCCCTCACCCGACGGCAGCGGCGAGATGCGTGGTCTCTTCGCCAAGCCCTCCGGCGGCCTCGGCCGCCTGCCCGGCGTGCTCGTGGTGCATGAGAACCGCGGCCTCAATCCCTACATCGAGGATGTCGTGCGCCGGCTCGCGGTGGCGGGCTTCGTGGCGTTCGGGCCCGACGCGCTTTATCCGGTCGGCGGCTACCCGGGCAACGACGACGAAGGCCGCGCCCTGCAGGCCAAACTTGACCGCAACAAGATCACCGAGGACTTCGTGGCCGGCGCGAAATTCCTCCAGGCCCACCCGGCCTGCAACGGATCGCTCGGCGTGGTCGGCTTCTGTTTCGGCGGCTGGATGTCCAACACCCTCGCCTGCCGTCTGCCCGAACTGAAGGCGGCGGTGCCTTACTACGGCGGCGCGCCCACGCTCACGGAGGTGCCGAAAATCAAGGCGGCGATCATGCTCCACTTCGCCGAGCTGGACACGCGGGTGAACGCCAGCTGGCCCGACTACGAAGCAGCCCTCAAGGCGGCCGGCGTTTCCTACGAGGCCCATACCTATCCCGGCGTGAATCACGGCTTCCACAACGACACGACTCCGCGCTACGACAAGACGGCGGCCGAGCTCTCGTGGGAGCGCACGCTGGCGTTCTTCAAGGCGAAGCTCGGGTGA
- a CDS encoding SDR family NAD(P)-dependent oxidoreductase, with amino-acid sequence MAKLAVVTGASRGIGREIAVTLAKDGWDVAFSHVAPDAEADETAGLIRATGRRALAIRCDVGLKAEVGKFYEVVTQHFGTVPGLLVNNAGIQTWSPLLELKEEDWDRVIRTNLKGCFLNTQRAAQLMVERGLRGVIINLGSACNWMAFPRLVDYTASKGGIEQFTKVAALELGPHGIRVNCVAPGAIEHERTKQEAPQYAQNWARITPLRRVGTTDDVARAVRFLAGPDAAFVTGQTLFVDGGAFSVPNWPQEYNRDQG; translated from the coding sequence ATGGCAAAACTGGCGGTGGTGACGGGAGCGAGCCGGGGGATCGGCCGCGAGATCGCGGTCACGCTGGCGAAGGACGGCTGGGACGTTGCTTTCAGCCACGTCGCCCCGGACGCCGAGGCGGACGAAACCGCGGGGCTGATCCGCGCGACGGGTCGCCGTGCGCTCGCGATCCGCTGCGACGTGGGGCTGAAGGCCGAGGTTGGGAAATTCTACGAGGTCGTGACGCAACATTTCGGCACAGTGCCGGGTCTGCTGGTGAACAACGCCGGTATCCAGACCTGGTCGCCGCTGCTGGAACTGAAGGAGGAGGACTGGGACCGGGTCATCCGCACGAATCTGAAAGGCTGTTTCCTGAACACGCAGCGCGCCGCCCAGCTCATGGTCGAGCGCGGTCTCCGCGGGGTGATCATCAATCTCGGTTCCGCCTGCAACTGGATGGCTTTCCCGCGGCTGGTGGACTACACGGCGTCGAAAGGCGGCATCGAGCAGTTCACGAAGGTGGCCGCGCTCGAACTCGGGCCGCACGGCATCAGGGTCAACTGCGTGGCGCCGGGTGCCATCGAGCACGAACGCACCAAGCAGGAAGCGCCGCAATACGCGCAAAACTGGGCGCGCATCACCCCGCTGCGCCGCGTGGGCACGACGGACGATGTCGCCCGGGCGGTGCGGTTCCTCGCCGGCCCGGATGCCGCATTTGTCACCGGCCAGACCCTGTTCGTGGACGGCGGCGCCTTCTCCGTGCCAAACTGGCCGCAGGAATACAATCGGGACCAGGGCTGA
- a CDS encoding aldo/keto reductase: protein MITLPQRPFGSTGELLPVLGFGAGFANFAGFERSIETVRRARAAGLRYFDTSVMYRDGASQAILGEVLGSARAFVATKIGYFREARHFRSIEAMHVQLRENLRLLRRDRVDLLQVHEADWDNWWSDRTEVGFRRLFDPEGSFDFANAPVIQFLREAKARGLCRHIGVTGNHARHLGRVIREVDGLDAVLVAYNYTPLNVTAREHILPVAAAKGLAVVVAGLFTFIHSLPTGWATEGSYLGPRSDAQLAALKKLQQDCGLPAAELALRFVAADERLSIVLAGACQPVEVDQNLAAFFRGPLPADLHAAVEAIARQF from the coding sequence ATGATCACCCTGCCCCAGCGTCCCTTCGGTTCAACCGGCGAGCTCCTCCCGGTCCTCGGCTTCGGCGCCGGGTTTGCCAACTTCGCCGGCTTCGAGCGTTCGATCGAAACGGTGCGCCGGGCCCGTGCGGCCGGCCTGCGGTATTTCGACACCTCGGTGATGTATCGGGACGGGGCGTCCCAAGCCATTCTCGGCGAGGTGCTCGGCTCCGCCCGCGCTTTTGTCGCGACGAAAATCGGCTATTTCCGCGAAGCGCGGCACTTCCGCTCCATCGAGGCGATGCACGTGCAGCTCCGCGAGAACCTCCGCCTCCTGCGCCGCGACCGCGTGGATCTGCTGCAGGTGCATGAGGCCGACTGGGACAACTGGTGGAGCGACCGCACCGAGGTCGGCTTCCGCCGGCTCTTCGACCCCGAGGGCAGTTTCGATTTCGCCAACGCCCCGGTAATCCAGTTCCTGCGCGAAGCCAAGGCCCGCGGGCTGTGCCGCCACATCGGCGTCACGGGCAACCACGCCCGCCATCTCGGCCGCGTGATCCGTGAGGTGGACGGACTCGACGCCGTGCTCGTCGCCTACAACTACACGCCGCTCAATGTCACGGCCCGCGAGCACATCCTGCCGGTCGCCGCCGCCAAGGGGCTGGCCGTGGTTGTCGCCGGCTTGTTCACCTTCATCCATTCCCTGCCCACGGGCTGGGCCACCGAAGGCAGCTACCTCGGCCCGCGCTCCGACGCGCAGCTCGCCGCGTTGAAGAAACTCCAGCAGGACTGCGGCCTGCCTGCGGCCGAACTGGCCCTCCGCTTCGTCGCCGCCGACGAGCGCCTGAGCATCGTGCTCGCCGGCGCCTGCCAGCCCGTCGAAGTGGACCAAAATCTCGCCGCCTTTTTCCGCGGCCCGCTGCCCGCCGACCTGCACGCGGCCGTCGAAGCCATCGCCCGGCAGTTTTGA
- a CDS encoding amidohydrolase family protein yields the protein MPYTDAHMHFWDQTALRPYTWLHEVPSIAHPHTPESIHREAGPDLPDKIVFVECGAPWLEEVKWVDQLAAREPRIRAIVARIAINVGAQTVSALAELRRHPLVRGVRHHFEHEATDYCARPEFIGGVRQLAAAGLSFDLCCKHPQLPAVIELVRQCPDVSFILDHGGKPGIRTGLLDPWREHIRTLAGFPNLVCKLSGLVTEADHLHWKPDQLRPYVTHLIECFGPARLLFGGDWPVAKLACGYVRWLQLARGFTAHLPAADQAAIFGGNAARIYRI from the coding sequence ATGCCCTACACCGACGCCCACATGCATTTCTGGGACCAGACCGCGCTCCGTCCTTACACCTGGCTGCATGAAGTGCCTTCGATCGCCCACCCTCACACCCCGGAATCGATCCACCGCGAAGCCGGCCCCGATCTCCCGGACAAGATCGTCTTCGTCGAGTGCGGCGCTCCCTGGTTGGAGGAAGTGAAATGGGTGGATCAACTCGCTGCCCGCGAACCGCGCATCCGGGCCATCGTGGCCAGGATCGCCATCAATGTCGGCGCGCAGACCGTGAGCGCTCTCGCCGAACTGCGCCGTCACCCGCTTGTGCGCGGCGTTAGACATCATTTTGAGCACGAAGCCACGGACTACTGTGCCCGGCCGGAATTTATCGGTGGTGTGCGCCAGCTGGCCGCCGCGGGCCTGAGTTTCGACCTTTGCTGCAAGCACCCGCAGCTACCCGCCGTCATCGAGCTGGTGCGCCAGTGCCCCGACGTCAGCTTCATCCTCGACCACGGCGGCAAACCCGGCATTCGCACCGGCCTGCTCGACCCGTGGCGCGAGCACATCCGCACGCTCGCCGGGTTCCCCAACCTCGTCTGCAAACTCTCTGGCCTGGTCACCGAGGCCGACCACCTGCACTGGAAACCCGACCAACTACGGCCCTACGTGACGCACCTCATCGAGTGCTTCGGCCCCGCGCGCCTGCTCTTCGGCGGCGACTGGCCGGTCGCCAAGCTCGCCTGCGGCTACGTGCGCTGGCTGCAGCTGGCCCGGGGCTTTACCGCCCATTTGCCTGCGGCCGATCAGGCGGCCATTTTCGGGGGCAATGCCGCCCGCATCTACCGGATCTGA
- a CDS encoding vWA domain-containing protein, which yields MKTFIPHLLFAVALTGATLLSAKQAAQPVRVTVDLDRTVLPANEANRSVVKIGLDCLRPPGREARPPVNLALVIDRSGSMSGDKIDRAREAALELVSRLGPDDIVSLIAYDSGVETLVPAQRVREARELESAIRGLEARGNTALHGGVVRAAAEVRRHLGEGRHVPRIILLSDGQANVDPSSPDELGRLGASLVKEGISVTTIGLGLGFNEDLMTRLAERSDGNTYFVENSDDLPRIFAAELGDVLNVVARRVVIEINFPAGVRPLHFVGRDGSIRGQKAELTLNQLYGGQQKFALVEVEIEASSAGAEREIAQASVRYEDAVNQRPATATAASRVKFSGDAKVVVASANHQVQTDYAANVMALAKDKAVELVDAGRRDEAAKVLRQQAAELQAVGETYSNRAVSSLAATAAPEADRVAREGLSNAERKTYRNDAASTRNQQATKP from the coding sequence ATGAAAACGTTCATCCCGCATCTTCTCTTCGCGGTCGCGCTCACCGGCGCGACTTTGCTTTCCGCCAAGCAGGCCGCCCAGCCCGTCCGTGTCACCGTGGATCTCGACCGCACCGTCCTGCCGGCCAACGAGGCCAACCGCTCCGTGGTCAAGATCGGCCTCGACTGCCTGCGTCCGCCCGGGCGTGAGGCCCGCCCGCCGGTCAATCTCGCCCTGGTGATTGACCGCTCGGGCTCGATGAGCGGCGACAAGATCGACCGCGCCCGCGAAGCGGCGCTCGAACTCGTCAGCCGCCTCGGCCCCGACGACATCGTGTCGCTCATTGCCTACGACTCCGGCGTCGAGACGCTCGTGCCGGCGCAGCGCGTGCGCGAGGCCCGCGAGCTGGAATCGGCCATCCGCGGTCTCGAGGCGCGCGGCAACACTGCGTTGCACGGCGGAGTCGTCCGCGCCGCGGCCGAGGTTCGCCGCCATCTCGGCGAGGGCCGGCATGTGCCGCGCATCATTCTGCTCTCCGACGGCCAGGCCAACGTCGACCCCAGCTCGCCCGATGAACTCGGCCGGCTCGGCGCCTCGCTCGTGAAGGAGGGCATCTCGGTCACCACGATCGGCCTGGGCCTCGGTTTCAACGAGGACCTCATGACGCGCCTCGCCGAGCGCAGCGACGGCAACACCTACTTTGTCGAGAACAGCGACGATCTGCCGCGCATCTTCGCCGCCGAGCTCGGGGACGTGCTCAACGTCGTCGCGCGCCGCGTGGTCATCGAGATCAACTTCCCGGCGGGCGTGCGTCCGCTGCATTTTGTCGGCCGCGACGGTTCTATTCGCGGACAGAAGGCCGAGCTGACGCTCAACCAGCTCTACGGCGGCCAGCAGAAGTTCGCTCTCGTCGAGGTCGAGATCGAGGCTTCGTCCGCCGGGGCCGAGCGCGAGATCGCGCAGGCGAGTGTCCGCTATGAGGACGCCGTGAACCAGCGACCTGCGACCGCCACGGCCGCGAGCCGGGTGAAGTTCAGCGGCGACGCCAAGGTGGTCGTCGCGTCGGCCAATCATCAGGTGCAGACCGATTACGCCGCGAACGTGATGGCGCTGGCGAAGGACAAGGCGGTCGAGCTGGTCGATGCCGGCCGTCGCGACGAGGCGGCCAAGGTGCTGCGGCAGCAGGCCGCCGAATTGCAGGCCGTCGGCGAGACCTACAGCAACCGCGCGGTCTCCAGTCTGGCCGCCACCGCGGCGCCCGAGGCGGATCGCGTTGCCCGCGAGGGCCTGAGCAACGCCGAGCGCAAGACCTACCGCAACGACGCCGCCAGCACCCGCAACCAGCAGGCGACGAAGCCGTGA
- a CDS encoding sensor histidine kinase, whose protein sequence is MSPVTRRIVAYWLLLLVATLVAGGGGMLLLKREEARLAEQRADTTAARRAALVARAGLVAENVELIVGDMQAGLLETLATFPADGLNETLADWQRANPLVRTAFRTLPDGTILHPARTAADEEAQGFRRRFGLILSESAPWLAKDAPVKAKAFAESELATQSNEADFARQQVFSNRERTQSARRDARETSKISNYSRPAETQLYADAGPQAAAAPSVSSLSADKKLAEGKRTKALLDDALLAKAVAEPAAPGRSGWATGNAAGRPYLLGWVEMPAAGEFRGVEVELAALIARLAGGLPAVTGTGEGYLLRDERGRVMHQAGRVPADGGEPVVRLPVAEGALPGWEVAAFLESPPDESADGGSGFFLFGSLLAATLGVAILAGGSLLLWQARRSEAEAAQKTSFVANVSHEFKTPLTTIRLYAELLEQGRVAGEDKRTDYLRTIGRETQRLARLVGNALEFSRLEQGKKKFERVSLDAAAALGRLLDTHVPRLAEAGLRVERKLPGGSVMLTTDADALEQIVLNLLDNAAKYAASGGEVTVELLPGAGHGARVRVLDRGPGVPADHRERIFEKFHRVDDALTAEQTGTGLGLSIARQLARGLGGDLHCEPREGGGAAFILDLP, encoded by the coding sequence GTGTCACCCGTCACCCGCCGCATCGTTGCCTACTGGCTGCTCCTGCTTGTGGCCACGCTGGTCGCGGGCGGGGGAGGCATGCTGCTGCTGAAGCGCGAGGAGGCACGGCTGGCCGAGCAGCGGGCCGACACCACGGCCGCGCGCCGGGCCGCCCTGGTGGCGCGCGCCGGGTTGGTGGCCGAGAATGTCGAGCTGATCGTCGGCGACATGCAGGCGGGTCTGCTCGAAACGCTGGCGACGTTCCCCGCCGACGGCCTCAACGAAACACTCGCCGACTGGCAGCGCGCAAATCCGCTCGTGCGCACGGCGTTTCGCACGCTCCCCGACGGAACCATTCTGCATCCGGCCCGGACCGCCGCCGACGAGGAGGCGCAAGGTTTCCGCCGGCGCTTTGGTTTGATCCTGTCGGAGAGCGCTCCCTGGCTCGCCAAGGACGCGCCCGTCAAGGCCAAGGCATTCGCTGAATCGGAACTGGCCACGCAGTCGAATGAGGCGGATTTCGCCCGCCAGCAGGTGTTTTCCAACCGGGAGCGCACCCAGAGCGCGCGGCGAGACGCCCGCGAGACGTCCAAGATCAGCAACTACTCCCGCCCGGCGGAGACCCAGCTGTATGCCGACGCCGGACCGCAAGCCGCGGCTGCGCCGTCGGTATCCTCACTCTCGGCGGACAAGAAACTCGCCGAAGGCAAACGCACGAAGGCTTTGCTCGACGACGCACTCCTCGCCAAGGCCGTGGCAGAGCCCGCCGCTCCAGGCCGCAGCGGCTGGGCCACGGGAAATGCCGCCGGGCGTCCCTACCTGCTCGGCTGGGTAGAAATGCCCGCGGCGGGAGAGTTTCGCGGCGTCGAGGTGGAACTGGCTGCCCTGATCGCCCGGCTGGCCGGCGGTCTGCCGGCCGTGACCGGGACGGGCGAAGGCTATTTGCTCCGCGATGAGCGCGGCCGGGTGATGCATCAGGCTGGGCGCGTGCCGGCGGATGGTGGCGAACCGGTGGTCCGGCTGCCCGTGGCGGAGGGCGCACTCCCGGGCTGGGAAGTGGCCGCTTTCCTGGAGTCGCCGCCCGATGAGTCGGCAGACGGGGGCAGCGGCTTTTTCCTCTTTGGCAGCCTGCTGGCGGCTACGCTGGGCGTGGCGATTCTCGCGGGCGGGTCGCTGCTGCTGTGGCAGGCGCGGCGCAGCGAGGCCGAGGCCGCGCAGAAAACTTCGTTCGTCGCCAACGTTTCGCACGAGTTTAAGACTCCGCTCACCACGATCCGCCTCTATGCCGAGTTGCTCGAGCAGGGGCGCGTGGCCGGTGAGGACAAGCGGACTGATTACCTGCGCACCATCGGACGCGAGACGCAGCGCCTCGCGCGGCTCGTCGGCAACGCCCTCGAGTTCAGCCGGCTGGAGCAGGGCAAAAAGAAATTTGAGCGGGTCTCGCTCGACGCGGCGGCCGCGTTGGGCCGTCTGCTCGACACACACGTGCCGCGCCTGGCCGAGGCCGGTTTGCGGGTGGAGCGCAAACTGCCAGGCGGATCGGTGATGCTCACCACGGACGCCGACGCGCTGGAGCAGATCGTGCTCAACCTGCTCGACAACGCCGCCAAATACGCCGCGAGCGGCGGCGAGGTGACGGTTGAGCTGTTGCCGGGGGCCGGCCACGGCGCGCGGGTCCGGGTGCTCGACCGCGGTCCGGGTGTGCCGGCCGACCATCGCGAACGCATCTTCGAAAAATTTCACCGCGTGGACGACGCCCTCACGGCGGAGCAAACGGGCACCGGCCTGGGCCTGAGCATCGCCCGCCAGCTTGCCCGCGGGCTGGGCGGCGACCTGCACTGCGAGCCGCGCGAGGGCGGCGGGGCGGCGTTCATTCTCGATCTCCCATGA
- a CDS encoding response regulator transcription factor has protein sequence MKARLLIAEDDANIRLGLVATLESDGYHVTAAGDGAQALKLYPQGKFDLVILDVMMPRQSGYDVCRELRKQGATVPILFLTAKGEEVDKVVGLKLGADDYVLKPFGVHELLARVEALLRRARQSAVPAAGAELPPVFRLGAAEIDRRKFTATLGGRSADLTARELKLAEALAAHPGEVLTRDMLLNSVWGVDYFGTTRTLDQHIAQLRKKIEKTPDEPKTIVTVHGVGYRYDA, from the coding sequence ATGAAAGCCCGCCTCCTCATCGCTGAAGACGACGCCAACATCCGCCTCGGCCTCGTGGCCACGTTGGAAAGCGACGGTTACCACGTAACCGCCGCCGGCGACGGTGCGCAGGCGCTCAAACTCTATCCGCAGGGGAAGTTCGACCTGGTGATCCTCGACGTGATGATGCCGCGCCAGAGTGGTTACGACGTGTGCCGCGAACTGCGAAAGCAGGGCGCGACGGTGCCGATCCTCTTTCTCACGGCCAAGGGCGAGGAAGTGGACAAGGTCGTGGGCCTCAAACTCGGCGCCGACGACTACGTGCTAAAGCCCTTCGGCGTGCATGAGCTGCTGGCGCGGGTGGAGGCCCTGTTGCGCCGGGCCCGGCAAAGCGCAGTGCCGGCCGCGGGCGCGGAGCTGCCGCCTGTATTCCGGCTGGGCGCGGCCGAGATTGATCGACGCAAGTTCACCGCCACCCTGGGCGGACGCAGTGCCGACCTCACCGCCCGCGAGCTGAAACTCGCGGAGGCGCTCGCCGCCCATCCGGGCGAGGTCCTGACGCGGGACATGCTGCTAAACTCGGTTTGGGGCGTGGATTACTTTGGCACCACCCGGACGCTGGACCAGCACATCGCCCAGCTCCGCAAGAAGATCGAGAAGACCCCGGACGAGCCGAAGACCATCGTGACCGTGCATGGGGTGGGGTATCGCTACGACGCCTAG